In Bacteroidales bacterium, one genomic interval encodes:
- a CDS encoding Crp/Fnr family transcriptional regulator, which produces MGEIINGNCLVCSRRADVFRALNENEIAQIDCHRVTIRFKPGEILFKQGTPCHNLVCVTSGLVKLFVEHNNSSNLIIGLAKPVEYIFVPGIYIDQRHHFTAEACEETTACIIDLPVMNELMRTNPDFSLEVIKKISQQSINLYDRLSGQTHKHVYGRVAETLLYLSNSIYKQNPFKLTLSRQDLADMTGMTKESFIRVLKKFKEDEIVTSEGNHLEIINFPMLEKISVNG; this is translated from the coding sequence ATGGGTGAGATCATCAATGGAAACTGCCTGGTATGTAGTCGGCGCGCTGATGTGTTCAGGGCTTTGAATGAGAACGAAATCGCTCAGATTGATTGCCACCGTGTAACCATTCGTTTCAAACCAGGGGAGATCCTTTTTAAGCAAGGGACTCCCTGTCATAATTTGGTTTGTGTTACATCTGGATTGGTCAAACTTTTTGTAGAACATAATAACAGTAGTAATCTGATCATAGGCCTTGCGAAGCCGGTTGAATACATTTTTGTTCCGGGCATTTATATCGATCAACGCCATCATTTCACTGCTGAAGCTTGTGAAGAAACCACTGCTTGTATCATTGATCTGCCTGTTATGAATGAATTGATGAGAACAAATCCTGATTTTTCTTTGGAAGTGATTAAAAAAATCAGTCAGCAGTCCATAAATTTGTATGACAGACTCTCGGGACAAACGCACAAGCATGTTTACGGCAGAGTAGCTGAAACGCTACTCTATCTCTCCAATTCCATTTATAAACAAAATCCTTTCAAACTGACACTTTCAAGGCAAGACCTTGCCGATATGACCGGGATGACCAAAGAGAGTTTTATCCGTGTGCTAAAGAAGTTCAAGGAAGATGAAATTGTCACATCCGAAGGTAATCACCTTGAAATTATCAATTTCCCGATGCTTGAAAAGATTAGTGTGAATGGTTAA
- a CDS encoding cytochrome c: MKKNVISMIMIAVGCFALLAFVVPQEQKKGAPWEIPAEYKKMQNPHKGDASLDKLGKATYNKHCRSCHGNTGLGDGPMAKSLKTHPGDFGDAEFQKHNDGELYYMSIIGRDEMPNFESKITDLEERWAVINYIRTFKK, encoded by the coding sequence ATGAAGAAGAATGTAATTTCAATGATCATGATTGCTGTAGGCTGTTTCGCACTATTGGCATTTGTTGTCCCACAGGAGCAAAAAAAGGGCGCCCCCTGGGAAATCCCGGCTGAGTATAAAAAAATGCAAAACCCTCACAAGGGAGACGCTTCGCTGGACAAACTCGGTAAAGCCACCTACAATAAACATTGCAGGTCGTGCCATGGTAATACAGGTCTTGGCGACGGCCCGATGGCAAAAAGCCTCAAAACTCACCCCGGCGATTTTGGTGATGCCGAATTCCAGAAACACAACGATGGCGAACTTTATTACATGTCAATTATAGGGCGTGACGAAATGCCAAATTTCGAAAGTAAGATTACCGATCTCGAAGAACGTTGGGCAGTAATAAACTACATCCGTACTTTTAAAAAATAA
- a CDS encoding cytochrome c3 family protein, with the protein MTKFSRIGFCTLKGGIFLVFLALSLAGLTQEPKHPLSDDSRVCLECHGSMRYSFTDPSTGDVVSMKMYEEIRIDTVRYTNATHGGFSCTDCHSPDYAVHPHPIEVKFEPLYQCFDCHGNNDVFADFHFETIHDEFQMSVHGNHLIENFSCWSCHNPHTYVNTARKGGTITDVVAYNNSMCLGCHGDISHYAVLIEGQLTNMLSKHEWLPNQSLHFRKVRCIDCHAATNDSILVAHHVLPANEAVKNCVDCHSTNSILFASLYKHQIIERRNKFGFFNAAITSEAYLIGGNRNYFFNIASIVIFGLVLVGIAIHASLRYIHYRRRRS; encoded by the coding sequence ATGACTAAATTCTCCAGAATCGGCTTTTGTACTCTTAAAGGAGGGATTTTTCTGGTATTTTTAGCATTATCGCTTGCAGGCTTAACGCAGGAGCCAAAGCACCCATTAAGTGATGACTCCCGCGTCTGCCTCGAATGCCATGGTTCGATGAGATATAGCTTTACTGATCCATCGACAGGTGATGTTGTCTCAATGAAAATGTATGAAGAAATCAGGATTGATACCGTCCGCTACACGAATGCCACACATGGTGGTTTCTCCTGCACTGATTGTCATTCGCCTGACTATGCAGTCCATCCTCATCCCATTGAGGTGAAGTTTGAGCCTCTTTACCAATGCTTTGATTGCCATGGTAACAATGATGTTTTTGCTGATTTTCATTTTGAAACCATTCACGATGAGTTTCAGATGAGTGTGCATGGAAATCATCTAATCGAAAATTTTAGTTGCTGGAGTTGCCACAATCCGCATACGTATGTCAATACAGCCCGAAAGGGTGGAACGATCACCGACGTTGTTGCTTACAACAATTCGATGTGTCTGGGTTGTCATGGCGACATCAGTCATTATGCTGTTTTAATTGAGGGGCAGCTAACCAATATGCTTTCGAAACACGAATGGCTTCCCAACCAAAGCCTGCATTTCCGTAAAGTCAGGTGCATTGATTGCCATGCTGCAACCAACGACAGTATTCTTGTTGCACATCACGTACTTCCGGCCAATGAAGCGGTAAAGAATTGTGTAGATTGTCATTCGACCAATTCCATACTTTTTGCCTCCTTATACAAGCACCAGATCATTGAAAGGCGCAACAAATTTGGCTTTTTCAATGCCGCTATTACCAGCGAAGCCTATCTGATCGGTGGGAACCGAAATTACTTTTTTAATATTGCAAGCATTGTAATCTTCGGACTAGTGCTTGTCGGAATTGCTATTCATGCTTCACTCAGATACATTCATTACAGAAGGAGAAGATCATGA
- a CDS encoding cytochrome b/b6 domain-containing protein, whose translation MTKKRLYLYPLWLRVWHHVNAVLMIVLILTGISMQYSSPDYPLIRFDIAVNFHNMAGILLTASYFVFLFGVLFTAIGRYYVVKTEGFLTSFYRQMRYYLFGVFRGEKSPFKVSQDQKFNPIQLISYNIIMHAITPVTFITGWALIYPETIVLNVWGYSGIMLTSLVHAIAGFFISIFLVIHLYVITIGPNPTIGFKTILTGYHEDHDDYHEPTETKN comes from the coding sequence ATGACAAAGAAAAGACTGTACCTATATCCTCTTTGGTTACGGGTTTGGCATCATGTAAATGCTGTGCTGATGATCGTATTGATATTGACCGGGATCAGCATGCAATATTCCAGTCCGGACTATCCATTGATCAGGTTTGATATCGCAGTAAATTTTCATAATATGGCGGGAATCTTACTAACAGCATCATATTTTGTGTTTCTTTTCGGCGTTCTATTTACGGCAATTGGCAGATATTACGTGGTTAAAACTGAAGGGTTCTTAACCTCTTTCTACCGCCAGATGCGGTATTATTTGTTCGGAGTATTCAGGGGTGAAAAAAGTCCCTTTAAAGTTAGTCAGGATCAGAAATTCAACCCCATTCAGCTGATATCCTACAACATTATTATGCATGCAATAACACCTGTTACCTTTATTACAGGATGGGCACTGATTTATCCTGAAACTATTGTATTGAATGTGTGGGGCTATAGCGGGATCATGCTTACCAGCCTGGTGCATGCAATTGCAGGATTTTTTATCTCTATTTTTCTTGTTATTCATCTTTATGTGATAACAATAGGACCCAATCCAACGATTGGATTCAAAACTATCCTCACAGGTTATCACGAAGATCACGACGATTATCACGAACCAACAGAAACAAAGAATTAG
- a CDS encoding NapC/NirT family cytochrome c — MKLPNSARNWTSMLGAAMAVTTLFIILFLFILSMVFDAGSSYLGLFIFIILPIFLVIGLVLIPIGMYFTHKKEIIQEAEESETKWPVVDLNRIATRNALLIFIGGSVVFFSLTGIGSYEAFHYTESVEFCGTLCHQVMEPEYVAYHQSSHERVKCVDCHVGSGADWYVKSKLSGLYQIYSVAFKKYPQPIPTPIHNLRPARETCEQCHWPEKFYDPMMRVKKSYLSDYDNTEWDIHLMMKTSATYSALGLQEGIHWHINPDVQIEYFDDPENKGVIPWVKYTNRKTGETKIFKDPDYAGEDFASNTKMVKTMDCIDCHNRPSHNYKVPQNFVDDLITAGKISGELPDIKYLAMEILNKEYPTRDSAFTAIESRVWEYYTSDYDYMLETHEKEIGDAVEAIQLGYSQNIFPYMKVTWSEYPTHLGHMETNGCYRCHNDRHATTSGEVISRDCDLCHNIIAQGNPGNIEYSSQFEALDFNHPIDIKDAWRETLCSECHFELY; from the coding sequence ATGAAACTTCCAAATTCAGCACGAAACTGGACATCTATGCTTGGCGCTGCCATGGCAGTTACTACGCTGTTCATTATCCTCTTCCTGTTTATCCTATCCATGGTTTTCGATGCAGGAAGTTCTTACCTGGGGCTTTTCATTTTCATTATTCTTCCAATTTTTCTGGTAATTGGACTTGTACTGATTCCAATCGGAATGTACTTTACCCATAAAAAGGAGATAATCCAGGAAGCAGAAGAAAGTGAAACCAAATGGCCTGTTGTGGATTTAAACCGCATTGCTACCCGAAATGCATTACTAATATTTATCGGGGGTTCAGTCGTGTTTTTTTCCCTTACCGGCATTGGGAGTTATGAAGCCTTTCATTACACTGAATCGGTTGAGTTTTGCGGTACGCTGTGCCACCAGGTGATGGAACCTGAGTATGTTGCCTATCACCAATCATCTCATGAGCGGGTGAAATGCGTTGATTGCCATGTAGGTTCAGGAGCAGATTGGTATGTAAAAAGTAAACTTTCCGGACTTTACCAGATCTATTCAGTTGCCTTTAAAAAGTACCCACAACCTATTCCTACACCAATTCACAATCTGCGTCCTGCGCGAGAAACCTGTGAACAATGCCACTGGCCCGAAAAGTTTTATGACCCGATGATGAGGGTGAAAAAATCTTATCTGTCAGATTACGACAATACTGAATGGGACATCCACCTGATGATGAAAACCAGTGCTACCTATAGCGCACTTGGGTTGCAGGAGGGCATCCACTGGCACATTAATCCTGATGTTCAAATTGAGTACTTTGATGATCCGGAGAATAAAGGAGTAATTCCATGGGTAAAATATACTAACCGAAAAACCGGTGAAACAAAGATTTTTAAGGATCCGGATTATGCCGGGGAGGATTTTGCTTCTAACACTAAGATGGTCAAAACCATGGACTGTATTGATTGTCATAACCGCCCTTCACACAACTATAAGGTCCCGCAAAATTTCGTTGATGATTTGATTACTGCAGGAAAGATTTCGGGGGAGTTGCCCGATATTAAATACCTTGCCATGGAAATCCTTAATAAGGAATATCCGACCAGGGACAGTGCTTTTACTGCGATCGAGTCCAGAGTTTGGGAGTATTATACATCTGATTATGATTATATGCTCGAAACCCACGAAAAAGAAATTGGAGATGCAGTAGAGGCCATTCAACTGGGTTACAGCCAGAATATTTTTCCCTACATGAAAGTAACATGGAGTGAATACCCTACGCACCTTGGTCACATGGAAACTAACGGTTGTTATCGCTGTCATAACGATCGCCATGCCACCACCTCAGGTGAAGTGATTTCACGTGATTGTGACCTTTGCCATAACATTATCGCACAAGGAAATCCCGGCAACATTGAATATTCAAGTCAGTTTGAGGCACTTGACTTTAATCACCCGATTGATATCAAAGATGCCTGGCGGGAAACACTTTGCAGTGAATGTCATTTTGAATTGTATTGA